A part of Lathamus discolor isolate bLatDis1 chromosome 17, bLatDis1.hap1, whole genome shotgun sequence genomic DNA contains:
- the OAF gene encoding out at first protein homolog — protein sequence MRGPRHRLPALPALLWLALAPLPGAPGPAARAELRVRVRLPGGQVTEESLQADSGSDCISLELRTADGALVTLTADFRQEVKIFRALILGELERGQSQFQALCFVTRLHRNEIIPSESMAKLRQKNPRTVRQAEEVRGLEHLSMDVAVNFSKGAQLSSHIHNVCVEAKEAIYTREEDVKFWLEKGVDGSMFEVLPQTSDLPDLQRCKLCTDRWKPCICSYTLSIEWYPCMLKYCKSRDAGGKVSSYKCGIRSCQKGYTFDYYVPQKQLCLWDEET from the exons ATGCGCGGCCCGCGGCACCGGCTGCCGGCGCTGCCCGCGCTGCTGTGGCTGGCGCTGGCCCCGCTGCCCGGcgcgcccggccccgcggcgAGGGCTGAGCTGCGGGTGCGGGTGCGGCTGCCCGGCGGGCAGGTGACGGAGGAGAGCCTGCAGGCAGACAGCGGCTCCGACTGCATCAGCCTGGAGCTGCGCACGGCTGACGGCGCCCTCGTCACCCTCACCGCCGACTTCAGGCAG GAGGTGAAGATCTTCCGTGCCTTAATCCTAGGGGAGCTGGAGAGGGGCCAGAGCCAGTTCCAGGCGCTCTGCTTCGTGACACGGCTTCACCGCAACGAGATCATCCCCAGCGAGTCTATGGCAAAGCTGCGGCAG AAGAATCCCAGGACAGTGCGGCAGGCTGAGGAGGTGCGCGGCCTGGAGCATCTCAGCATGGATGTAGCTGTCAACTTCAGCAAGGGGGCCCAGCTGAGCTCTCACATCCACAACGTCTGTGTGGAAGCCAAAGAAGCGATTTACACCCGAGAAGAAGATGTCAAATTCTGGCTGGAGAAAG gggTGGATGGCTCCATGTTCGAGGTCCTGCCACAGACATCAGATCTCCCTGACCTGCAGCGCTGCAAGCTGTGCACAGACCGCTGGAAGCCCTGCATTTGCAGCTACACGCTGAGCATCGAGTGGTACCCGTGCATGCTCAAGTACTGCAAGAGTCGTGATGCTGGGGGCAAGGTTTCCTCTTACAAATGTGGCATCCGCAGCTGCCAGAAGGGCTACACCTTTGATTACTATGTGccacagaagcagctgtgtcTCTGGGATGAGGAGACTTAG